In Chiloscyllium punctatum isolate Juve2018m chromosome 8, sChiPun1.3, whole genome shotgun sequence, a single window of DNA contains:
- the gjc2 gene encoding gap junction gamma-2 protein, translating into MTNMSWAFLTRLLEEIHNHSTFVGKVWLTVLIIFRIVLTAVGGESIYSDEQSKFVCNTKQPGCENVCYDAFAPLSHVRFWVFQIIMISTPSIMYLGYAIHKIARSTEEEKKNKFFKKKKQPTVRWQVHHNSEQTEDEDEEEPMINDETESEKKVSSNEKHDGRRRILQEGLMKMYVFQLIFRAIFEVAFLLGQYFLYGFEVDPSYVCTRNPCPHTVDCFVSRPTEKMVFLIVMYVVSCLCLILNICEMFHLGFGTIRDIIRSKRRNQNNMRPFPYHYPRNIPSSPPGYNLVVKSDKSTKVPNGLMAHEQNLANVAQEQQPTSPDDNIPPDLARLHKHLKDAQEQLDIAFQSYNSQENAHKSRTSSPTSGGTVVEQNRVNTAHEKQGAKPKPVSEKGSSSSKSGDGKTSVWI; encoded by the coding sequence ATGACAAATATGAGCTGGGCCTTTTTAACACGTCTTCTTGAAGAAATCCACAATCATTCCACCTTTGTTGGCAAGGTATGGCTCACTGTGCTGATTATTTTCCGCATTGTGCTGACTGCAGTTGGAGGGGAGTCTATATATTCTGATGAACAGAGCAAATTTGTCTGTAACACCAAACAGCCTGGGTGTGAGAATGTCTGCTATGATGCATTTGCACCTCTCTCCCACGTGAGGTTCTGGGTTTTTCAGATCATCATGATATCTACCCCATCTATAATGTACCTTGGCTATGCCATTCACAAGATTGCCAGATCCActgaagaagaaaagaaaaacaagTTTTTCAAGAAGAAGAAACAGCCAACAGTACGATGGCAAGTCCATCATAATTCAGAACAAACAGAGGACGAAGATGAGGAAGAGCCAATGATCAATGATGAAACAGAAAGTGAGAAAAAAGTCAGTAGCAATGAAAAACATGATGGAAGGCGACGCATCTTGCAAGAAGGTCtgatgaaaatgtacgttttccAGTTGATTTTCAGGGCTATATTTGAGGTGGCTTTCCTTCTGGGACAATATTTTCTGTATGGATTTGAAGTTGATCCATCCTATGTCTGTACTAGAAATCCCTGTCCTCATACTGTGGACTGCTTTGTCTCAAGACCTACTGAGAAGATGGTCTTCCTCATTGTAATGTATGTAGTCAGCTGTCTTTGCCTAATTCTTAATATCTGTGAGATGTTCCATCTGGGCTTTGGAACCATCCGAGATATAATCCGTAGCAAACGGCGTAATCAGAACAACATGAGACCTTTCCCTTACCATTATCCTCGGAACATTCCATCATCGCCACCAGGATACAATCTGGTGGTCAAATCGGACAAGTCCACCAAGGTTCCAAATGGCCTTATGGCTCACGAGCAAAACTTAGCTAATGTAGCCCAAGAGCAACAGCCCACGAGTCCAGATGACAACATCCCACCTGACTTGGCCAGGCTCCACAAACACCTGAAAGATGCCCAGGAGCAGTTAGATATTGCTTTTCAGAGTTATAACAGTCAAGAGAATGCGCACAAATCCAGGACCAGCAGCCCAACATCAGGAGGTACTGTAGTGGAGCAAAACCGTGTCAACACTGCTCATGAGAAACAGGGTGCTAAGCCCAAACCTGTCTCAGAGAAAGGCAGCTCCAGTAGCAAATCTGGAGATGGAAAAACATCCGTTTGGATTTAA